GGCGCAAACACAACAGGAAATGAACCAATCTGAAGAGCAACGATATGAAAAAGCCGACAAAGAACTGAATCTGGAATATGCCAAGCTGATGAAAGTCGTCGATGAGTCCGCCAAAGAAAAGCTCAAAAAAGCTCAACGCGCCTGGGTCGCCTATCGGGATGCAGAGGCGGAGTATGCCACCAGTGACTGTAAAGGTGGCACGATAGAACCAATGATCCTCTTTGCGACTATGGCAAATCTAACGGAGGCACGCGTAAAGTCCTTAAAAGAAAATTATGAGGCCTATGCTCAATGATTTTCTGGAAGTCCGGGCGGGAAACCTCTATAGACATCCCTTATGAAATCGCAAAAGCCTGTATCACTGCCGCGGAAGCCTGTTGTTGGAATCATTATGGGGAGCCAGTCCGACTGGGAAACTATGCAACACGCCGCCGATATCCTGAAGAAATTCAAAGTCCCGCATGTCGTGAATATTGTCAGTGCCCACCGCACACCTAGACGCCTTTTTGAATATGCTTCATCCGCCGAAAAAAAGGGGCTTGATGTGATTATAGCCGGAGCCGGTGGTGCAGCCCATTTGCCCGGGATGGCGGCGAGCC
The sequence above is a segment of the Verrucomicrobiota bacterium genome. Coding sequences within it:
- a CDS encoding lysozyme inhibitor LprI family protein → MKNLSFTLLVLFSYCMIFCPLKAQTQQEMNQSEEQRYEKADKELNLEYAKLMKVVDESAKEKLKKAQRAWVAYRDAEAEYATSDCKGGTIEPMILFATMANLTEARVKSLKENYEAYAQ
- the purE gene encoding 5-(carboxyamino)imidazole ribonucleotide mutase, giving the protein MKSQKPVSLPRKPVVGIIMGSQSDWETMQHAADILKKFKVPHVVNIVSAHRTPRRLFEYASSAEKKGLDVIIAGAGGAAHLPGMAASLTPLPVLGVPVESKALKGLDSLLSIAQMPAGVPVASLAVGKAGATNAGLLAVAILSIKYPALRKLLKEFRAAQTASVKLKPV